In Paenibacillus guangzhouensis, a single window of DNA contains:
- a CDS encoding TioE family transcriptional regulator: MQGQEYYKPIEIARELRISTSALRHYESWGVIPAPERSENGYRRYTQVHLAYFRCLRALIPGFGFKLTYEVLRYIQQAELNNALWLINEEQSKLQEEKRSAGQMLALLQDPELQVVQGKPMKGLMTIGEAAAITHVQASAIRHWEKEGLLNPVRNPDNGYRLYSPMHVRQILLISTLRKTVYYLDKMKEIVQAVEHHSLEKAKAVAEDALLRIHRLNRQQYMGVYQLMALCMTVGLTGEEEEAHLMIHYTFDQDRDSQSPL, from the coding sequence ATGCAGGGGCAAGAATATTACAAACCTATCGAGATTGCGAGAGAGCTACGAATAAGTACAAGTGCCTTAAGGCATTACGAATCGTGGGGGGTGATTCCTGCCCCGGAACGATCGGAGAATGGGTATCGCAGGTATACCCAGGTTCATTTGGCTTATTTTCGTTGTCTTCGAGCATTAATTCCCGGATTTGGCTTCAAGTTGACCTATGAGGTACTACGATATATTCAACAGGCTGAACTTAACAATGCGCTCTGGCTGATCAATGAAGAGCAGTCGAAGCTGCAAGAAGAGAAACGAAGTGCGGGACAGATGTTAGCCCTGCTGCAGGATCCGGAGCTTCAGGTCGTACAAGGCAAACCGATGAAGGGGCTGATGACGATTGGGGAAGCGGCTGCAATAACCCATGTGCAGGCTTCAGCGATCAGGCATTGGGAGAAGGAAGGATTGCTGAATCCTGTAAGGAATCCGGACAATGGATACCGGCTCTATTCGCCAATGCATGTGAGACAGATTCTCCTCATTAGCACGCTGCGGAAGACGGTGTATTATCTGGACAAGATGAAAGAAATTGTTCAGGCCGTCGAACACCATAGCTTAGAGAAAGCAAAAGCCGTCGCGGAAGACGCACTCCTTCGCATTCATCGGTTGAATCGGCAGCAATATATGGGCGTGTACCAACTGATGGCGTTATGTATGACCGTTGGTCTGACGGGGGAAGAGGAGGAAGCACATCTGATGATTCACTACACGTTCGATCAGGATCGTGACTCGCAATCTCCGCTCTAA
- the rlmD gene encoding 23S rRNA (uracil(1939)-C(5))-methyltransferase RlmD has translation MNKKLPQSSKKKPPFHKEQKRPLAAGGQKPRPSTRGDQSAELVSIGERIIVTIKRIGINGEGVGYFRRKAVFVDGALPEEVVRAKVKRIEPNFIIAELMEIEKKSAARIKPDCPVYDRCGGCQLQHLSYAGQLSAKEDIVREAFNRYTQGIDVKIKPILGMDNPWKYRNKAQLQLGFQGDQMIAGLYEAGSHQLVDITGCAIQHPTVNQAVDTIKGILMDLHIPVFKARGGDEGYIRNIVVRAGQQSGELQVTLVTGSEKMPKAQAIVSAIRRVLPQVTTIAHNINTQKTSLIFGDKTHILWGRPTINDSLGDLQFELSPRAFFQLNPEQTVKLYEAVRVAAGLTGRETVVDAYCGTGTIGLWLAPYAREVRGIEIIPEAVEDAKRNAERSGRTNANFYVGKSEELLPRWVKQGFQPDVVVFDPPRTGVDSRLLRAITQTKPKKLVYVSCNPSTLAKDCKQLIEGGYELQWVQPVDMFPQTSHVECCVSLVRT, from the coding sequence ATGAATAAGAAACTACCACAATCTTCGAAAAAGAAACCCCCTTTTCATAAAGAACAGAAACGACCGTTAGCCGCCGGTGGGCAGAAGCCAAGACCATCCACGAGAGGCGACCAGTCCGCTGAGCTCGTCAGTATCGGCGAGCGCATTATCGTCACGATCAAACGGATCGGCATTAACGGCGAAGGCGTTGGTTATTTCCGTCGTAAAGCCGTATTTGTTGATGGGGCATTGCCTGAGGAAGTCGTGCGCGCGAAGGTCAAGCGGATCGAACCGAACTTCATCATCGCAGAGCTGATGGAAATTGAGAAAAAATCTGCTGCACGCATCAAACCGGACTGCCCTGTCTATGATCGTTGCGGCGGCTGTCAGCTGCAGCATCTCTCGTATGCAGGACAGTTGTCAGCAAAAGAGGATATCGTTCGCGAAGCATTCAACCGCTATACGCAAGGGATTGATGTGAAGATCAAGCCCATTCTCGGCATGGATAACCCGTGGAAATATCGGAACAAAGCCCAACTGCAGCTTGGATTCCAAGGCGATCAGATGATTGCAGGCCTCTATGAGGCGGGTTCGCATCAATTGGTGGATATCACGGGATGCGCCATTCAGCATCCAACCGTGAACCAAGCCGTTGATACGATCAAAGGCATTCTGATGGATCTGCATATTCCTGTATTCAAAGCTCGCGGTGGGGATGAGGGATATATTCGCAATATCGTCGTGCGTGCTGGACAGCAATCAGGGGAATTGCAAGTGACACTTGTGACGGGATCGGAGAAAATGCCGAAGGCGCAGGCCATCGTATCCGCAATTCGCCGCGTTCTCCCTCAGGTCACGACGATCGCGCATAATATTAACACGCAGAAGACTTCCTTAATCTTCGGGGATAAGACGCATATTCTATGGGGCAGACCGACGATCAACGATTCGCTCGGCGATTTACAGTTCGAGCTGTCGCCGCGAGCTTTCTTCCAATTGAACCCGGAGCAGACGGTCAAATTGTACGAAGCCGTTCGCGTCGCTGCGGGGTTAACGGGGCGTGAGACCGTGGTCGATGCCTACTGCGGCACAGGAACGATCGGGTTGTGGCTTGCGCCGTATGCGCGTGAAGTGCGCGGGATCGAGATCATCCCTGAGGCTGTCGAGGATGCGAAGCGCAACGCTGAGCGCAGCGGCCGTACGAACGCGAACTTCTACGTCGGCAAATCCGAAGAACTGCTCCCGCGTTGGGTGAAGCAAGGCTTCCAGCCTGACGTCGTCGTATTCGATCCGCCGCGTACAGGCGTCGATAGCCGCTTGCTGCGTGCCATCACGCAGACGAAGCCGAAGAAGCTTGTCTACGTCTCGTGCAACCCTTCGACGCTCGCGAAGGATTGCAAGCAGCTGATCGAGGGCGGCTACGAGCTGCAATGGGTGCAGCCAGTGGACATGTTCCCGCAGACGAGTCATGTTGAATGCTGTGTGTCGCTCGTGAGAACATAG
- a CDS encoding ABC transporter ATP-binding protein: MTSNLQQHRDQNETIIDVQGLRKRYGSFTAVDGIDFQVRKGEIFGLLGPNGAGKTTTMEMIEGLRQPDEGSAKVAGYDTRTDLGKVKTVIGVQLQSTSLFELLKVKEITKMYASFYEHTVPIGPLLASVTLEEKLNDRVKNLSGGQKQRLAIALALVNDPQVVFLDEPTTGLDPQARRTLWDIILKMRDNGKTVVISTHYMDEAQLLCDRICLMDQGKIIALDTPRNLISNMNSESAVEFRIPEELNWHDERKEQLLSELQTLSGVRIAEFRKDTYVLYTDDLQQTLTDFIEHCKLQEIQFADLLTRTATLEDVFIHMTGRSLREE, encoded by the coding sequence GTGACTTCAAATCTACAGCAGCATCGCGATCAGAATGAGACAATTATTGATGTGCAAGGCTTGCGTAAACGGTATGGTTCCTTTACAGCGGTAGACGGCATCGATTTTCAGGTGCGCAAAGGCGAGATCTTCGGGCTTCTCGGACCGAATGGCGCAGGGAAGACGACGACCATGGAGATGATCGAAGGGCTCCGGCAGCCAGATGAAGGCAGTGCGAAGGTTGCAGGTTATGATACCCGGACGGATCTTGGCAAGGTGAAGACGGTCATCGGCGTGCAGCTGCAATCGACGTCATTGTTCGAGCTCTTAAAGGTCAAGGAAATTACGAAGATGTATGCCAGCTTCTATGAGCATACGGTGCCGATCGGCCCGCTGCTTGCGAGTGTCACGCTCGAAGAGAAACTCAATGATCGGGTGAAAAATCTATCCGGCGGGCAGAAGCAGCGTCTAGCTATCGCCTTGGCACTGGTGAATGATCCCCAGGTTGTGTTCCTTGATGAACCGACGACAGGGCTCGATCCGCAAGCGCGCCGCACGCTTTGGGATATTATTCTGAAAATGCGCGATAACGGCAAGACAGTCGTCATCAGTACGCATTACATGGATGAAGCGCAGCTGCTCTGCGATCGCATTTGCCTGATGGATCAGGGGAAAATTATTGCGCTGGATACACCGCGGAACCTCATTTCGAATATGAACTCAGAGAGTGCGGTTGAATTCCGTATTCCTGAAGAATTAAACTGGCACGATGAACGGAAGGAACAGCTGCTGAGCGAACTCCAGACACTTAGCGGGGTACGGATCGCAGAGTTCCGCAAGGATACGTATGTGCTCTATACGGACGATCTTCAACAGACCCTGACGGACTTCATTGAACACTGCAAGTTGCAGGAAATTCAGTTCGCAGACTTATTGACGCGAACAGCGACGCTAGAAGATGTCTTTATCCATATGACTGGAAGGAGCTTGAGAGAAGAATGA
- a CDS encoding CPBP family intramembrane glutamic endopeptidase — protein sequence MTDHLTHWKQRDNWTWKEFVALLLLEFVFVIGFIKFVVKPVYAQWLGNELYSGTLTGLTIAIVLMLGVYFIGLRPKKLSWSEVGLRSFPAKDWWRILLWTFLLIIGSTIVMILTSYIGNTFENSKTESIQQNVTVFSVFIAFASAVIISPIYEEIFYRGFIYRWLRTRLGIGWAMFLSASLFTIVHIPTYNAMPANFLGGIIFAWAYERTNSVWPAVWVHGLTNGLFLLLTLVM from the coding sequence ATGACTGATCACTTAACGCATTGGAAACAAAGGGATAATTGGACATGGAAAGAGTTTGTAGCTTTGCTGTTGCTAGAGTTTGTATTTGTTATCGGATTTATTAAATTTGTAGTAAAACCCGTATATGCGCAATGGCTTGGAAATGAGCTGTATTCAGGAACATTGACAGGGCTTACAATAGCAATAGTATTAATGCTGGGAGTGTATTTCATAGGGCTACGTCCTAAAAAGCTTTCTTGGAGTGAAGTGGGTTTAAGATCCTTTCCTGCGAAGGATTGGTGGCGAATTCTGTTATGGACGTTCTTGCTGATTATAGGCAGCACCATCGTAATGATCCTTACCAGCTATATCGGCAATACATTTGAAAATTCTAAGACGGAATCAATTCAGCAGAATGTTACGGTCTTCAGTGTATTCATTGCGTTTGCATCAGCAGTGATCATCTCACCTATATACGAAGAGATATTCTATCGCGGTTTTATCTATCGCTGGCTGCGAACCCGATTAGGCATTGGTTGGGCAATGTTTTTGAGTGCGAGTCTCTTTACGATAGTCCATATTCCTACCTATAACGCGATGCCTGCGAATTTTCTTGGGGGGATCATATTTGCATGGGCGTATGAACGAACAAATTCTGTTTGGCCGGCAGTATGGGTACATGGCTTAACAAATGGACTATTTTTATTATTGACTCTGGTAATGTAA
- a CDS encoding DNA alkylation repair protein: MNLEVVMQELEALGKERLKKMYISNGAHEPLFGVATGEMKPLFKQIKINQPLAEELYATGNYDAMYFAGIIADPKAMTEADFERWIDGAYFYMLSDFVVAVTLAETDIAQKVSDKWIASGEELKMSAGWSCYCWLLGNRKDDQFDEAKMANLLDLAKNTIHDAPERARYAMNNFIYTVGVSYKPLHELAVKIAQEVGPVEVDKDKKKSKFLVASDRIQQAIDKGQIGFKRKHVRC, encoded by the coding sequence TTGAATCTAGAAGTGGTGATGCAGGAGCTTGAAGCTCTTGGGAAAGAACGACTCAAGAAAATGTATATATCCAACGGTGCGCACGAACCTCTATTTGGTGTAGCTACAGGCGAAATGAAGCCCCTATTCAAACAAATTAAGATCAATCAGCCATTGGCTGAAGAGCTGTACGCGACAGGAAACTACGACGCCATGTACTTTGCCGGAATCATTGCGGATCCCAAAGCGATGACAGAAGCAGATTTCGAGCGTTGGATCGATGGCGCCTATTTCTACATGCTGTCGGACTTCGTCGTTGCCGTCACCTTGGCGGAAACCGATATTGCGCAAAAAGTGTCCGACAAATGGATCGCAAGCGGCGAAGAGCTGAAAATGTCGGCGGGCTGGAGTTGTTACTGCTGGCTTCTGGGGAATCGCAAGGACGATCAATTTGATGAAGCTAAAATGGCCAACCTGCTTGATCTCGCCAAGAATACGATCCACGATGCGCCCGAGCGTGCAAGATATGCGATGAACAATTTCATCTACACCGTAGGTGTATCCTATAAGCCGCTCCATGAGCTGGCAGTTAAGATTGCACAAGAAGTAGGTCCAGTTGAAGTCGACAAGGACAAGAAGAAAAGCAAATTCCTAGTCGCTTCTGATCGGATTCAACAGGCGATCGATAAAGGTCAGATTGGGTTCAAACGCAAACATGTGAGATGTTAA
- a CDS encoding ABC transporter permease encodes MRAYGQLTIAQLRLFGRNKQVLFFTLFFPVFFMVMFGYLFSNNGSLGIYGGLIDLDQTTESRALVAAMDQQKEVLKLDRETPQQEAMEKLRQGDNQMVIVIPKGYGEKLNKAMASPEAAAAEHGYVEVYYDETQAQKSGAALNAVSQVVDGISKSFVKYNPVVTIEPKGIESLNLKYIDFLVPGIVAMMIMSNNLNGVAGQIASWRERGVLRRMQSTPLQASTFIAAQITARLILNGAQALILLLIGSIGFGTQMNGSWALLLGFVIIGTLAFMAIGFIIAGLAKTPESAGPIAGFISFPLMFLGGVFFPIQSMPAFLQPIIKALPIAHLSTALRQIMNVGAGITQLWSEGLLLCAWMIVAFIVASFTFKWE; translated from the coding sequence ATGAGAGCCTATGGCCAATTAACGATCGCGCAGCTCCGGTTATTCGGACGCAATAAGCAAGTGTTGTTCTTCACGTTGTTCTTCCCCGTCTTCTTTATGGTGATGTTCGGCTATCTGTTCAGCAACAATGGGAGTCTAGGTATTTATGGCGGTCTGATCGATCTGGATCAGACGACGGAATCGAGAGCGTTGGTGGCCGCAATGGATCAGCAGAAGGAAGTGTTGAAGCTGGACCGGGAGACACCGCAGCAAGAAGCAATGGAGAAACTTCGTCAGGGCGATAATCAGATGGTCATCGTCATTCCCAAAGGCTACGGCGAAAAGTTGAATAAGGCGATGGCCTCCCCAGAGGCTGCCGCAGCGGAGCATGGCTATGTCGAAGTATACTATGACGAGACACAAGCCCAGAAGTCCGGGGCAGCGTTGAATGCCGTATCCCAAGTCGTCGACGGGATCAGCAAAAGCTTCGTCAAATATAATCCGGTGGTGACCATCGAACCGAAGGGTATCGAATCGCTGAATCTCAAATATATTGACTTCCTCGTCCCGGGGATCGTCGCGATGATGATCATGTCGAACAACTTGAACGGCGTCGCTGGTCAGATCGCTTCCTGGCGGGAACGCGGCGTACTGCGCCGGATGCAGAGCACGCCGCTCCAAGCGTCGACGTTCATCGCCGCGCAGATTACGGCACGGCTGATCTTGAACGGGGCACAGGCGCTCATCCTGCTGCTGATCGGTTCCATTGGATTTGGCACGCAAATGAATGGGTCCTGGGCGCTGTTGCTCGGCTTCGTTATCATCGGAACGCTCGCGTTCATGGCGATCGGATTCATTATCGCGGGACTCGCGAAGACGCCGGAGAGCGCAGGCCCTATTGCAGGCTTCATCTCTTTCCCGCTGATGTTCCTCGGCGGCGTGTTCTTCCCGATACAGAGCATGCCGGCTTTCCTGCAGCCGATCATCAAGGCGCTGCCGATTGCCCATCTCAGTACGGCGCTGCGTCAGATAATGAATGTCGGCGCAGGAATCACGCAGCTGTGGAGCGAAGGGTTGCTCCTGTGCGCTTGGATGATTGTCGCATTTATCGTGGCGAGCTTTACATTTAAATGGGAGTAG
- a CDS encoding alpha/beta fold hydrolase, producing MIQAKMHDGNRIEIDVAGEGPSLLLPVNTQKIEGAQAEEMMKWGVDPALGRSFVDGLRDSYRVIAFDYEGHVFKHAKPDTLTPANIAADFIAIANTAEADTFAYYGYSWLALSGMQLAIRTNRLSGLIMGGYPPIDGPYEAMLAVTQATYDMSLTPKTTSNVKTAEPWGGSPDDVDWSQVEVTMNAEQTRQFVTLYESLRTFDDRAAQSLIACPKLCFAGTADKIAYSPKWGGVLVDIISPLIDRRHELEAYGWDVAVLEGLDHTQAMQASNVLPILRPWLDRNVSV from the coding sequence ATGATCCAAGCAAAAATGCATGATGGAAATCGGATCGAGATTGATGTAGCAGGAGAAGGGCCTAGTTTGCTGCTCCCCGTTAATACACAGAAGATTGAAGGCGCACAGGCAGAGGAAATGATGAAATGGGGCGTCGATCCCGCTCTAGGGAGGTCCTTCGTCGATGGCCTCCGCGACAGCTATCGCGTCATTGCCTTCGACTACGAAGGTCATGTATTTAAGCATGCAAAACCTGATACGCTTACCCCTGCGAACATTGCAGCAGACTTCATAGCCATTGCAAACACAGCAGAGGCTGATACATTCGCCTATTATGGATACTCCTGGCTGGCGCTTAGCGGCATGCAGCTTGCTATTCGCACAAACCGACTCTCTGGCCTAATCATGGGCGGATACCCACCAATCGACGGACCCTACGAGGCAATGCTGGCTGTAACGCAAGCGACGTATGATATGTCCCTCACCCCTAAGACGACCTCGAATGTCAAGACCGCTGAACCATGGGGTGGCAGCCCAGACGATGTTGATTGGTCACAGGTTGAAGTGACGATGAACGCGGAACAAACCCGGCAATTCGTTACCCTGTATGAGAGCTTACGGACATTCGATGACCGTGCTGCACAATCGTTGATTGCCTGCCCTAAACTATGCTTTGCCGGTACAGCAGACAAGATTGCATACAGCCCAAAATGGGGCGGTGTCCTCGTCGACATCATCAGTCCCCTGATCGATCGGCGCCATGAACTTGAGGCATACGGATGGGACGTCGCTGTGCTGGAAGGACTTGACCATACACAAGCTATGCAAGCTTCGAATGTGCTGCCGATCCTCCGTCCTTGGTTAGATCGGAACGTAAGCGTATGA
- a CDS encoding response regulator transcription factor — translation MVKILIVDDDPHIRALLRLYLKNEGFDLTEADNGIDAHAIIRGSGIDLVILDIMMPHMDGWDLCREIRKSNPDMPLLMVTAKSESRQKIKGFQLGTDDYITKPFDPIELVMRVKALLKRYRIASSQIIPLGELVLNRKTYKVTRGDEELALPLKEFELLFMLAGHPGQIFTREQLITQIWGMDYEGDDRTVDVHIKRLRERFARDVRHFRIETARSIGYRLVVNPG, via the coding sequence ATGGTCAAGATTCTTATCGTGGACGACGATCCGCACATTCGCGCCCTGTTGCGCCTTTATTTGAAGAATGAAGGATTCGATCTGACCGAAGCGGATAACGGCATCGATGCGCATGCCATCATCAGAGGTTCAGGTATCGATCTGGTTATCCTCGACATTATGATGCCGCATATGGACGGATGGGACTTGTGCAGAGAGATTCGGAAAAGCAATCCCGACATGCCGCTCCTGATGGTAACGGCTAAGAGCGAATCGCGTCAAAAGATAAAAGGCTTCCAACTCGGGACCGACGATTATATAACGAAGCCGTTCGATCCGATTGAGCTTGTGATGCGAGTTAAAGCGTTACTGAAGCGATACCGTATTGCCTCGTCCCAGATCATCCCATTGGGTGAACTCGTACTGAATCGGAAAACGTATAAGGTCACACGGGGAGACGAGGAATTGGCTTTACCTCTAAAAGAATTCGAACTGCTGTTCATGCTTGCCGGCCACCCGGGGCAAATTTTTACGAGAGAGCAGCTGATTACCCAAATTTGGGGCATGGACTACGAAGGCGACGACCGAACCGTCGACGTGCATATCAAGAGACTGCGAGAACGCTTTGCCAGGGACGTCCGCCATTTTCGCATTGAAACGGCACGAAGCATCGGCTATCGTCTGGTGGTGAATCCGGGATGA
- a CDS encoding HAMP domain-containing sensor histidine kinase codes for MKTLYVRVVLTFLAVIVISLISSLLLALTLFQNDLNDTGKNDMIVAGDRMKREYEQTNPPDLDAFMNNMAELSSYTLQLYDRNGRANAYVPTKGQKAEEINPESVRKVLHGELYRSQGDDNETFVGLPFSSGGKQYALFLHSSSKNEITIIRLLFTILLLMLAFGSLCILIAGRFLVKPLQAMTEATKRLAKGDFEVELKINRGDELGTLSRSINDMAREIKQMERMRQDFVSNVSHEIQSPLTSISGFAKALKDGNLTIAEDDRAQYLDIIVTESDRLSRLSDNLLKLTSLESDHHPFEMESFNLDEQIRRVIIACEPQWSAKNIRVDIESPSGAGVSITADRDQLNQVWMNVLGNAIKFTPRAGQVLIGISRPDRHKIEVAIRDSGIGIAPEDLTSIFERFYKVDKSRAEDRNGNGLGLAISHKIVALHGGSIEVSSTVGLGTTFTVTLPTTPLSDFV; via the coding sequence ATGAAAACGTTATACGTTCGCGTCGTGCTGACTTTTCTGGCTGTCATCGTCATCAGCTTGATCTCATCCCTTCTCCTCGCCCTTACTCTTTTCCAGAACGATCTAAATGACACAGGAAAAAATGATATGATCGTGGCCGGCGACCGCATGAAACGCGAGTACGAACAAACGAATCCTCCGGATTTGGATGCTTTCATGAATAATATGGCCGAATTGTCCTCCTATACCTTGCAGCTTTACGACCGCAATGGCAGGGCGAACGCCTATGTACCAACCAAAGGCCAGAAGGCCGAAGAAATTAATCCAGAATCCGTTCGCAAAGTACTGCACGGTGAGTTGTATCGTTCGCAAGGGGATGATAACGAAACGTTCGTCGGCCTTCCATTTTCTTCAGGAGGAAAGCAATATGCTCTTTTTTTGCATAGCTCATCCAAGAACGAAATCACGATCATCCGTTTGCTCTTCACCATTCTGCTCCTCATGCTCGCATTCGGAAGCCTGTGTATTCTCATTGCCGGCCGATTCCTGGTGAAGCCTCTTCAAGCGATGACGGAAGCGACGAAGCGGCTTGCCAAAGGAGACTTCGAGGTGGAGTTGAAAATCAATCGCGGAGACGAGCTGGGAACTCTCTCGCGGAGCATTAACGACATGGCTCGGGAAATTAAGCAAATGGAGCGAATGCGACAAGATTTCGTCTCGAACGTGTCTCATGAAATTCAATCGCCGTTAACTTCCATCTCCGGATTCGCGAAGGCGTTGAAGGATGGCAATCTTACTATTGCGGAGGACGATCGTGCGCAATACTTGGATATTATCGTCACCGAGAGCGACAGGCTGTCCAGACTCAGCGATAATCTGCTGAAGCTGACTTCCCTCGAATCGGATCATCACCCGTTCGAGATGGAATCGTTCAACCTCGATGAGCAAATCCGGCGAGTCATCATCGCGTGCGAGCCCCAGTGGTCAGCCAAAAACATTCGCGTCGATATCGAGTCTCCTTCGGGTGCCGGCGTCAGCATAACGGCCGATCGGGATCAACTCAATCAAGTGTGGATGAATGTGCTCGGGAATGCCATCAAGTTCACACCCCGTGCCGGACAAGTCCTCATTGGGATCAGCCGCCCCGATCGCCATAAGATTGAAGTTGCAATAAGGGATTCCGGAATCGGCATTGCACCGGAGGATTTAACCTCTATTTTTGAGCGCTTTTACAAGGTTGACAAGTCGCGGGCCGAAGATCGGAACGGCAATGGTCTCGGTCTTGCCATCTCCCACAAAATCGTTGCTCTCCATGGCGGAAGTATAGAGGTGAGTAGTACGGTTGGTCTGGGCACAACGTTCACCGTGACGCTCCCCACTACCCCTCTTTCCGATTTCGTCTAA
- a CDS encoding MerR family transcriptional regulator, with protein MSHWTTGQVSKQSNVSVRTLRYYDQIGLLTPSFKDESGRRCYSEENLFTLEKITLLKSLMLPLEEIQNLLDKLSYREILKAHYNHLQEQLSSLQTSISNTTSLINMFDLEGELSWKRISHLVQTAKHNSKKWIEYFEDDEKDFLEQVLPSLSKSDRITQQYISLLRRIEWCQQHSILPESEAGYQIGCELIAVSNDTFDGNEELMNKFWEVRKMPSETTGLYPITDQSLEFAERCIIYAEQLLNKENE; from the coding sequence ATGAGTCATTGGACAACAGGACAAGTATCCAAACAAAGCAATGTTTCTGTAAGAACACTTCGCTATTATGATCAAATTGGGCTCCTTACACCTAGCTTTAAGGACGAAAGCGGACGCCGTTGCTATTCCGAAGAAAACTTGTTTACTTTGGAAAAGATCACACTTCTAAAATCTCTCATGCTTCCACTCGAAGAGATTCAGAATTTATTGGATAAGCTATCCTACCGAGAAATACTAAAAGCTCACTATAATCATCTTCAAGAACAACTTTCTTCGCTCCAAACTAGCATCTCCAATACGACCTCGCTCATCAACATGTTTGATCTTGAGGGAGAATTATCGTGGAAACGAATTTCACATTTAGTACAGACAGCCAAACATAATTCGAAAAAATGGATTGAATATTTTGAAGATGACGAGAAGGATTTTTTAGAACAAGTGCTTCCTAGTCTTAGTAAAAGCGACCGAATCACCCAACAATATATTTCACTATTACGGAGAATTGAATGGTGTCAGCAGCATAGCATATTACCTGAATCTGAAGCTGGCTATCAGATTGGTTGTGAGTTGATTGCAGTTTCCAATGATACATTTGATGGAAATGAAGAGTTAATGAATAAGTTTTGGGAAGTAAGAAAAATGCCGTCAGAGACAACTGGACTGTATCCTATAACAGATCAATCACTGGAATTTGCAGAACGTTGTATTATCTATGCAGAGCAATTGCTGAATAAAGAAAATGAATGA